In one Chitinophaga sancti genomic region, the following are encoded:
- a CDS encoding efflux RND transporter permease subunit — translation MKISTYAVKNYQFTLVIFIMIITLGIMTIFNMPRSEDPEMHAPTYSVVVVYPGTSPKDMEDLVVDPLEKELYAQENVKRLRTSIGDGLAVIRVEYKYSSDVNEKYQEVLRVVNGKRGELPENIRIDVMRFQPSDVNILQLGLVSENAPMDKLQYYAEKLQDELERLKELKNVEIHGVPDRQVRIELQMEKIAQMGISVNSVIGSLQGEMANIPGGSIDAGNRTYNIKSSGSYKSLDEIKNTVINVNSNKNIFLKDIANVYYGFNDDTYATRLNAHRCVFLVAAQKEGENISKTQKVYGPVIEQFKKTLPANIDLVRNFDQAENVNRRLSGLGEDFIIAILLVAVTLLPLGFRPALIVMISIPLSLSIGIILLNVFGYNLNQLSIVGLVVALGLLVDDSIVVVENIERWMLEGHNRLDATLKATKQIGLAVIGCTAALIIAFMPLVFMPEGSGDFIRGLPLAVIFSVLASMLVSLTIIPFLSSKLLKAHTGHPDGNIFMRGLKRLIHGSYSKLLDGALKRPIMTVVATVIIFGGAIYLFKVIGFSLFPASEKPQFLINITTPAQSNLPYTHDIALEIEKVLKTEKDIQYFSTNIGRGNPRVYYNIIQEHERSDYAQIFVQLKPEIAPDKKLALIDKLRKLWTPYPGAKVEVKNFEQGPALPAPVEIRLFGDNLDSLREMAGRAEEILRKTPGTIYVDNPVKLLKSDIRVVINKEKAQQLGVPSLNIDRTVRLAVAGLNLGHYADNNDNDYDILLTRNKRGRPTMDVFNSLYVNANDGKSIPLSQVADLKMENSPISISHQEKRRVVSVTAFVDKGVLVDKVLNEVIAKMDALPKPAGYSYEMGGEIESRKDSFGDFTSIIILTVFMFIAVLILEFRTFKSTFIVLSVIPLGVVGAAVALWMTGNTLSFVAIIGMIALAGIEVKNTILLVDFTNQLREQGKTLDEAIREAGEIRFLPIVLTSLTAIGGLIPIAISTNPLIAPLAIVLIGGLISSTLLSRVVTPVVYKLMY, via the coding sequence ATGAAAATTTCAACATATGCGGTAAAGAATTACCAGTTCACCCTGGTCATCTTTATCATGATCATCACACTGGGCATCATGACCATCTTCAATATGCCCCGTTCCGAAGACCCGGAAATGCACGCCCCTACCTATTCCGTGGTCGTTGTCTACCCGGGCACCAGTCCAAAAGATATGGAAGACCTGGTCGTAGACCCCCTGGAAAAAGAACTCTATGCCCAGGAAAATGTAAAAAGGCTGCGCACCTCCATTGGGGATGGTCTGGCCGTGATCAGGGTAGAATATAAATACAGCAGCGATGTGAACGAGAAGTACCAGGAAGTACTGCGCGTGGTAAATGGTAAACGTGGCGAACTACCAGAAAATATACGCATTGACGTGATGCGCTTCCAGCCCAGTGACGTAAACATCCTGCAACTGGGCCTGGTGTCAGAAAATGCCCCCATGGATAAACTGCAATACTATGCAGAGAAATTACAGGATGAACTGGAAAGACTGAAAGAGCTGAAAAATGTAGAGATCCACGGCGTTCCTGACAGGCAGGTCCGCATCGAACTCCAGATGGAAAAGATTGCGCAGATGGGCATCTCTGTCAACAGCGTTATCGGCAGCTTACAGGGCGAAATGGCCAACATCCCCGGTGGTAGTATTGATGCAGGTAATCGCACTTACAACATCAAGAGTAGCGGCAGCTATAAATCACTCGATGAGATCAAAAATACCGTGATCAATGTCAACAGCAACAAGAATATTTTCCTGAAAGATATTGCGAATGTTTACTACGGCTTTAATGACGACACCTATGCGACACGCCTGAATGCGCACCGTTGCGTATTCCTCGTCGCGGCACAGAAGGAAGGTGAGAATATCAGTAAGACACAAAAAGTGTATGGCCCCGTGATAGAGCAGTTCAAAAAAACACTGCCTGCAAATATTGACCTGGTCAGAAATTTTGACCAGGCGGAGAACGTAAACAGGCGACTGAGCGGACTAGGTGAAGACTTTATTATTGCGATCCTGCTGGTAGCCGTAACCCTGCTCCCACTGGGTTTCAGACCCGCGCTGATTGTTATGATCTCTATTCCCCTGTCATTATCTATCGGCATCATCCTGCTGAATGTATTTGGATATAACCTGAACCAGCTGAGCATCGTAGGCCTGGTAGTTGCCTTAGGATTGCTGGTGGATGACAGCATAGTCGTGGTAGAGAATATTGAACGATGGATGCTGGAAGGGCATAACAGGCTGGACGCGACTTTGAAAGCAACCAAACAGATTGGATTAGCGGTAATCGGCTGTACAGCTGCACTGATCATTGCCTTTATGCCACTGGTATTTATGCCCGAAGGTTCTGGTGACTTCATCAGGGGATTACCACTGGCTGTGATCTTTAGTGTACTGGCTTCTATGCTTGTATCACTGACAATCATTCCTTTTTTGAGCAGTAAATTACTGAAAGCACATACCGGCCATCCGGATGGCAACATCTTTATGCGTGGCCTGAAACGCCTGATCCACGGTAGTTACAGCAAACTGCTGGATGGTGCACTGAAACGCCCCATCATGACAGTAGTGGCAACTGTGATCATCTTTGGCGGAGCGATCTACCTGTTCAAGGTGATTGGATTCAGTTTATTCCCTGCTTCTGAAAAGCCACAGTTCCTCATCAATATTACCACACCGGCACAATCTAATCTGCCCTATACGCACGACATTGCGCTGGAGATCGAGAAGGTATTAAAGACAGAGAAAGACATCCAATATTTCTCTACGAATATAGGCCGTGGTAATCCAAGGGTTTATTATAATATCATACAGGAACATGAAAGGAGTGACTATGCGCAGATCTTTGTGCAGCTGAAACCGGAGATAGCTCCTGATAAAAAACTGGCACTGATTGACAAGTTGCGTAAACTTTGGACACCCTATCCCGGTGCAAAAGTAGAGGTCAAGAATTTTGAGCAGGGGCCAGCATTACCGGCACCGGTTGAGATCCGGTTGTTCGGCGATAACCTGGATTCACTGAGAGAAATGGCTGGCCGTGCGGAAGAAATATTACGCAAAACACCCGGTACGATTTACGTAGACAACCCGGTGAAATTACTGAAGAGTGATATCAGGGTCGTGATCAATAAAGAAAAGGCGCAGCAATTGGGTGTACCGAGTCTGAATATAGACCGTACAGTACGACTGGCGGTAGCAGGGCTGAACCTGGGGCACTATGCGGATAATAATGACAATGATTACGACATCCTGCTCACAAGAAACAAGCGTGGCAGACCTACGATGGATGTATTTAATAGCCTGTATGTAAATGCGAATGATGGAAAATCGATTCCTTTGAGCCAGGTGGCGGATCTGAAAATGGAGAACTCTCCTATCAGTATCAGTCACCAGGAAAAGAGAAGAGTGGTATCTGTGACGGCATTTGTGGACAAGGGGGTGCTGGTAGACAAGGTATTGAACGAGGTGATTGCGAAGATGGATGCGCTGCCAAAACCAGCGGGTTATTCTTATGAGATGGGTGGTGAGATTGAGTCACGGAAGGATTCATTTGGTGACTTTACCAGCATTATTATCCTGACGGTGTTTATGTTTATTGCGGTGCTGATCCTAGAGTTCAGGACCTTCAAGAGCACCTTCATTGTATTGTCAGTGATCCCGCTGGGTGTGGTAGGTGCGGCTGTGGCACTGTGGATGACGGGCAATACCCTCTCTTTTGTGGCGATCATTGGGATGATTGCGCTGGCGGGGATTGAGGTGAAAAATACGATCCTGCTGGTGGACTTTACGAACCAGTTGCGGGAGCAGGGTAAGACGCTGGACGAAGCGATCCGTGAGGCGGGTGAGATCAGGTTTTTGCCGATTGTATTGACTTCATTGACGGCGATTGGGGGTTTGATTCCGATTGCGATCAGTACGAATCCTTTAATTGCGCCGCTGGCGATCGTATTGATTGGGGGTTTGATCAGTTCTACTTTGTTATCGAGGGTGGTAACGCCGGTGGTCTATAAATTGATGTATTAG
- a CDS encoding efflux RND transporter periplasmic adaptor subunit, translating into MKTIHAILLLPFLAAFVASCGDNKAAENKIRTEVIPVKLLPLNGQSAGTAAIAVSGQFTTDDETMLSFKTGGIIQSLLVKEGDAIKAGQLLATLNLTEINAQVTQAQLGFEKAQRDYNRVLHLYQDSVATLEQLQNAKTGMSIAEEQYKSAEFNRSHSQIRATSNGYVLRKLASEGQLVQGGTPVFETNGAQSGNWLLRVDLSNKQWAAIQQQDKATVEIESVAGKMFEGVVVRKTEGLNQASGTFRADIRLTGAKPAAIAYGMFGKAVIQPAGGAGTGVAANGTNTKSSITGAGNNGPWAVPYDALMEGDGSTGYVFITNDHKTAKKVTVTIGGMEKDQVIITNGLEQAAALIISGSAYLTDGSPISVK; encoded by the coding sequence ATGAAAACTATTCACGCCATCTTACTACTCCCTTTTCTCGCCGCCTTCGTCGCCTCCTGTGGAGACAACAAAGCTGCTGAAAACAAAATCAGGACTGAAGTGATTCCTGTAAAACTGTTGCCTTTGAATGGTCAAAGCGCAGGTACCGCTGCCATAGCAGTTTCCGGGCAATTTACCACGGACGACGAAACGATGCTTTCCTTTAAAACCGGCGGCATCATTCAAAGCCTGCTTGTGAAAGAAGGCGATGCCATCAAGGCTGGACAATTGCTCGCGACGCTCAATCTCACTGAAATCAATGCACAGGTAACACAGGCGCAACTGGGCTTTGAAAAAGCTCAGCGCGATTATAACCGTGTACTCCACTTGTACCAGGATAGCGTGGCAACGCTGGAACAATTGCAGAATGCAAAGACCGGGATGAGCATTGCAGAAGAGCAGTACAAATCTGCCGAGTTCAATCGCAGTCATTCCCAGATCCGCGCTACTTCAAATGGCTATGTATTGCGCAAACTTGCCAGCGAAGGACAGCTGGTACAGGGCGGTACACCTGTTTTTGAAACGAATGGTGCACAGTCCGGCAACTGGCTGCTGCGGGTGGATCTGAGTAATAAACAATGGGCCGCTATCCAGCAACAGGACAAAGCGACGGTGGAGATTGAATCGGTGGCAGGAAAGATGTTTGAAGGGGTAGTGGTGCGAAAGACAGAAGGACTGAACCAGGCAAGTGGTACGTTCCGGGCGGATATTCGATTAACAGGGGCGAAACCGGCGGCAATTGCTTACGGTATGTTTGGCAAAGCGGTGATACAGCCGGCGGGGGGCGCAGGTACTGGTGTTGCAGCTAATGGTACAAATACAAAGAGTAGTATTACAGGCGCTGGAAATAACGGCCCATGGGCGGTTCCCTACGATGCACTGATGGAAGGTGATGGCAGCACAGGTTATGTATTTATCACGAATGATCATAAGACTGCCAAAAAAGTGACGGTTACTATTGGTGGTATGGAGAAAGACCAGGTGATTATTACTAATGGGCTGGAACAGGCTGCTGCACTCATTATTTCAGGTAGCGCTTATCTCACGGATGGTAGTCCGATTAGCGTAAAATAA
- a CDS encoding TolC family protein: MSTRIKKRLLFIMAILGVSFRLSAQDTLLEHYIREAFTRNQGLQQRNFQLDKSLYALQEAKSLFYPSVSLVGDYTRADGGRTIDIPIGDLLNNVYSSLNQLTGSNSFPQLNNQSVLLNPNNFYDAKLHTTLPLINTEIWYANKIRRENISLQQASVNVYKRKLVKDLKTAYYQYYQSCRAVEIYNAAMLLVDENIRVNKSFIANGVTNSTALTRSQAEQQKILTNITSAENQRTLAMAYFNFLLNKPLHDTILLDSATFATASLLPVADTATITRREELTQLEQQQKIATLQYKQSGAYLIPKLSTFLDLGSQGFNFAVDNKSRYYLWGVHLQWDIFTAGQQKHKAQQAAMEIKTVDAAYAETYSALQFALTTAYNNYHTAVANYQNAQTQLGLSEKYYRDQFKVYKAGQLLYLELLDAQNQLTSARLQVALAFAGVQTSMADIELQAAAYQLQ; this comes from the coding sequence ATGTCAACACGCATTAAAAAAAGACTTTTGTTCATTATGGCCATACTGGGTGTATCTTTCCGCCTTTCTGCCCAGGATACCTTGCTTGAACATTATATCCGGGAGGCATTTACCCGAAACCAGGGCCTGCAGCAGCGCAATTTCCAGCTCGATAAGTCGCTGTATGCCCTGCAGGAAGCCAAATCACTTTTTTATCCGAGTGTAAGCCTGGTAGGTGATTATACCCGGGCTGACGGGGGCCGTACCATTGATATTCCAATCGGGGATCTGCTGAATAATGTGTACTCGAGTTTGAATCAGCTGACGGGGAGTAACAGTTTCCCCCAATTGAACAACCAATCTGTACTCCTGAACCCGAATAACTTCTACGACGCAAAATTGCACACCACGCTCCCACTCATTAATACTGAAATCTGGTATGCGAATAAGATCCGCAGGGAGAATATTTCCTTGCAACAGGCATCGGTGAATGTGTACAAGCGTAAACTGGTGAAGGATCTGAAGACTGCGTATTACCAGTATTACCAGAGTTGCCGCGCGGTGGAGATCTACAATGCGGCGATGCTGCTGGTAGATGAGAATATCCGGGTGAATAAAAGCTTTATTGCGAACGGGGTGACGAATAGCACGGCACTTACCCGCTCACAGGCAGAGCAACAAAAGATCCTCACGAACATTACGAGTGCGGAAAATCAGCGTACGCTGGCAATGGCGTATTTCAATTTCCTGCTGAATAAGCCCTTGCATGATACGATCCTGCTGGACAGCGCCACATTTGCTACCGCTTCCCTCCTGCCGGTAGCTGATACAGCTACTATTACAAGGCGGGAGGAGTTGACACAACTGGAACAGCAGCAAAAAATTGCGACCCTGCAATACAAGCAGTCTGGTGCTTACCTGATTCCGAAGCTCAGTACTTTCCTGGATCTGGGTTCACAGGGTTTCAATTTTGCGGTAGATAATAAGAGCCGTTACTATCTCTGGGGCGTACATCTGCAGTGGGACATCTTTACCGCCGGACAGCAAAAGCATAAGGCACAGCAGGCGGCAATGGAAATAAAAACGGTGGACGCTGCCTACGCTGAAACGTATAGTGCGCTGCAGTTTGCACTGACGACCGCCTATAATAATTATCATACCGCAGTGGCCAATTACCAGAACGCACAAACGCAATTAGGCTTGTCTGAAAAATATTACCGCGATCAGTTTAAAGTGTACAAAGCAGGTCAGCTGCTATACCTGGAATTGCTGGATGCACAGAACCAGTTGACGAGTGCGCGTTTGCAGGTAGCGCTTGCATTTGCAGGGGTGCAGACGAGTATGGCTGATATTGAATTGCAGGCTGCGGCTTACCAGTTGCAATAA
- a CDS encoding TetR/AcrR family transcriptional regulator, producing MRKLIISAAMEMFIKDGYEKTSIRNIAEKIEYSPATIYLYYKDKDELFYEIQREAFDQLHAYFQEHAVSANPMERLRQLLKAYIEYGIANPDLYDLMFILRSPMKAVGEDDFWENCSGAFQFLIDTVEAAKDHLRFSDPTRAGMIMWGLGHGIIALTIRGRMKVTRMNEEEQADLVQIALQEFMQIIQK from the coding sequence ATGCGGAAGCTGATAATCAGCGCTGCAATGGAGATGTTCATCAAGGATGGATATGAGAAGACGTCGATCCGTAATATTGCCGAAAAGATTGAGTATTCGCCTGCGACGATCTATCTCTATTACAAGGATAAGGATGAATTGTTTTACGAGATCCAGCGGGAGGCTTTTGATCAGCTGCATGCATATTTCCAGGAACACGCGGTTTCAGCCAATCCGATGGAGCGCCTGCGGCAATTGCTGAAAGCATATATAGAATACGGCATTGCTAACCCGGACCTTTATGACCTGATGTTCATTCTCCGCTCACCAATGAAGGCGGTGGGGGAAGATGATTTCTGGGAGAATTGCAGCGGGGCTTTCCAGTTCCTGATAGATACCGTGGAGGCAGCCAAGGATCACCTGCGTTTCTCCGATCCTACACGGGCAGGGATGATCATGTGGGGCCTGGGTCATGGCATTATTGCCCTCACGATCCGGGGCAGGATGAAGGTAACCAGGATGAATGAGGAAGAACAGGCAGACCTTGTCCAGATTGCGTTACAGGAGTTTATGCAAATTATTCAGAAATAA
- a CDS encoding trans-sulfuration enzyme family protein has translation MSNITNLLHSIPVDPLTGAIAVPIYQTSTFVQDAPGVNKGYDYARTNNPTRETLEKIVAGLEAGSTGIAFSSGLAAIDAVLKLLQSGDEIIAVDDIYGGAFRLFDKVYKKFGINVTYVDTSDVQNILDAITPATKLIWLETPTNPTLKISDIGAIAKIAKAHHILFAVDNTFGTPVLQQPLGLGADIVIHSATKYLGGHSDLIAGLVITKDPALGADIKFYQNACGAILSPFDSFLLIRGIETVHLRVRQHCANAKEIALFLEQHPLVDKVFYPGLSSHPHHDIAKKQAKGFGGIVSFTLKNDTEAAAQQFVTATKYFKLAESLGGVKSLLCHPASMTHKSIPTEKRRAAGVADSLIRLSVGLEEPEDLLSDLAHAFHQIQSAAVAIFN, from the coding sequence ATGAGTAACATCACCAACCTTCTCCATTCCATTCCTGTAGATCCTTTAACCGGCGCTATCGCCGTTCCTATCTACCAGACCTCTACCTTTGTACAGGATGCTCCCGGTGTTAACAAAGGTTACGATTATGCCCGTACCAACAACCCAACCCGCGAAACCTTAGAAAAGATCGTGGCTGGCCTGGAAGCCGGCAGTACCGGTATCGCCTTTAGCAGTGGGCTCGCCGCCATCGACGCGGTGCTGAAACTCCTGCAATCCGGCGACGAGATCATTGCCGTTGACGACATCTATGGCGGCGCTTTCCGTCTTTTTGACAAGGTGTACAAAAAGTTCGGCATCAACGTAACTTATGTAGACACCAGCGATGTACAAAACATCCTGGATGCCATCACGCCCGCCACAAAACTGATCTGGCTGGAAACCCCCACCAATCCCACTTTAAAGATCTCTGATATCGGTGCTATTGCAAAAATCGCCAAAGCACATCACATCCTTTTTGCGGTAGACAATACTTTCGGTACCCCCGTATTACAGCAGCCCCTGGGCCTGGGTGCGGACATCGTAATTCATAGTGCGACCAAGTACCTCGGCGGGCACAGTGATCTCATTGCCGGCCTCGTCATCACGAAAGATCCTGCTTTGGGTGCAGATATCAAGTTCTACCAGAATGCCTGTGGTGCCATCCTGTCGCCGTTTGACAGTTTCCTGCTCATTCGTGGTATCGAAACCGTGCACCTGCGCGTGCGCCAGCATTGTGCCAATGCAAAAGAGATTGCCCTCTTCCTGGAGCAGCATCCCCTGGTGGACAAGGTATTTTATCCCGGCCTTTCATCACATCCTCACCATGACATTGCAAAAAAGCAGGCCAAAGGATTCGGCGGCATTGTAAGTTTTACCCTGAAAAATGATACGGAGGCTGCGGCACAGCAGTTCGTGACCGCCACAAAGTATTTCAAACTCGCTGAGAGCCTTGGTGGTGTTAAAAGTTTGTTATGTCACCCGGCATCCATGACCCATAAATCCATCCCCACCGAAAAGAGAAGAGCCGCCGGGGTAGCGGATAGCCTCATCCGTTTGAGCGTTGGATTGGAGGAACCGGAAGACCTGCTGTCAGACCTCGCTCATGCCTTTCATCAAATTCAGTCTGCAGCGGTCGCAATATTTAACTGA
- a CDS encoding amidohydrolase family protein — protein MKNYLLLTIGALFQSCLVFAQQGSLTVLKDITLIDGSGAAVRQHANMVIQADKVVSFPDTKHLPKNARRINMNGKTVMPLLINAHGHLGLIKGNTATANNYTEENVKRQLEQYLHYGIGAVLSMGTDQPLIWPLRDSSQKGSIPGATIYTAGYGFGANGGLPPGAFGMHIQRPLTPEAAEAAMEQLAALHPDFVKIWVDGNPKVSPDIYKAVIETAHAHHIKVAAHVYFLEDARSLVTAGIDLLAHSIRDQVVDDAFIHLMKGKGTYYIPTLSLDKYNFTYGPQQPDWINDPFFINSLEPGVYDELKSMPQKNDRDREKKIKAFNIATTNLRKLDSAGIPICMGTDSGAQPTRAQGFSEHLELQLMAEAGLTPLKVITCATANGARLLNGAHKEGILIPGNKADFMILDGNPAQDIKATRSIKAIWKNGKEIK, from the coding sequence ATGAAGAATTATCTGTTGTTGACCATAGGGGCATTATTTCAAAGCTGCTTAGTTTTTGCGCAGCAGGGTTCCCTCACGGTACTGAAAGATATCACACTCATAGATGGCAGCGGCGCGGCTGTACGCCAACATGCGAATATGGTGATCCAGGCAGATAAAGTAGTTTCCTTTCCGGATACCAAACACCTGCCTAAAAATGCCAGGCGCATTAACATGAACGGGAAAACGGTCATGCCGCTGCTCATCAATGCCCACGGGCACCTGGGCCTGATAAAAGGCAATACAGCTACCGCCAATAATTACACGGAAGAAAATGTAAAACGGCAGCTGGAACAATATCTTCACTACGGCATTGGCGCTGTATTGAGCATGGGTACCGATCAGCCTCTGATCTGGCCTCTCCGCGATTCCTCACAAAAAGGCAGTATACCCGGTGCCACTATCTACACGGCCGGCTATGGTTTTGGGGCTAACGGTGGTTTACCTCCCGGCGCATTTGGGATGCATATTCAACGACCCCTTACCCCTGAAGCGGCCGAGGCAGCTATGGAACAACTGGCTGCCCTGCATCCTGATTTCGTAAAGATCTGGGTGGATGGTAATCCCAAAGTAAGTCCCGATATTTATAAAGCCGTCATCGAAACCGCACATGCACATCATATCAAAGTAGCCGCACACGTCTATTTCCTCGAAGATGCGCGCAGCCTGGTTACAGCGGGCATCGACCTGCTGGCACACAGCATCCGGGACCAGGTAGTCGATGATGCCTTTATTCACCTCATGAAGGGAAAAGGTACCTACTATATTCCCACGCTCTCTTTAGACAAATACAATTTTACATACGGCCCCCAACAGCCGGACTGGATCAATGATCCGTTTTTTATCAATTCCCTTGAACCCGGTGTTTACGATGAATTAAAAAGTATGCCCCAGAAAAATGACAGGGATAGGGAAAAGAAAATCAAAGCATTCAACATCGCTACTACCAATTTGCGTAAATTGGACAGTGCAGGCATCCCCATTTGTATGGGTACAGATTCTGGCGCACAGCCCACACGTGCACAGGGCTTTTCTGAGCACCTGGAATTGCAGCTGATGGCCGAAGCCGGACTGACCCCATTAAAGGTGATCACCTGTGCTACCGCCAACGGAGCCCGTTTGCTGAACGGCGCACACAAAGAAGGCATATTAATACCAGGAAATAAAGCGGATTTTATGATACTCGATGGCAATCCCGCCCAGGATATAAAAGCTACCCGCAGTATCAAAGCAATTTGGAAAAATGGAAAGGAAATAAAATGA
- a CDS encoding YdcF family protein, with protein sequence MKLNRKIFASGLVTGLLATTMTFAQHKSKHYHKPVAKPKTTLSAGLSFTATQQIQIRKSFYFLYMLERKGEPHDIVQKDAVFNTVAAERATRLQSALSSCKDAACIGQALEWTPGEISRVGDELVRLVNTNSDMTEMVQRLKVVNRYPVYDAYHDTAYIRQVWTDVVAGMNHIYAVYLQGESPRYAAIDSASLQPADLPKIKAGLQRNIGGAFYRQSLQAALTALDVNGRDEATRYEPLYAGSNAAAFKRARLVYWNAYKYSVILVPGAGPGKKGQSLDSTGVYRCKLAVEAYNNKLAPYIVVSGGHVHPYKTPYCEAVEMKKYLMTKLDIPDSAIIIEPHARHTTTNIRNTERLMYLFNMPPSKPGLIITDPMQSLMIEKMAARFVKEIGYVPYKEMERVDNTTNRFLPDEKAWQEDPNDPLDP encoded by the coding sequence ATGAAATTAAACAGAAAGATCTTTGCTTCTGGCCTCGTCACAGGGCTATTGGCCACCACAATGACCTTTGCGCAACACAAGAGCAAGCATTACCACAAGCCGGTGGCAAAACCGAAAACAACTTTGTCTGCCGGTCTGTCATTCACAGCTACACAGCAGATCCAGATCAGGAAGTCTTTTTACTTTTTGTATATGCTGGAAAGGAAAGGCGAACCCCACGATATTGTACAGAAAGATGCAGTGTTCAATACCGTCGCAGCTGAGAGAGCTACGCGTTTACAGTCGGCCCTCAGCAGCTGTAAAGATGCGGCTTGTATAGGCCAGGCCCTTGAATGGACGCCCGGCGAAATCAGCAGGGTGGGAGATGAGCTGGTACGGCTGGTGAACACCAACAGTGATATGACTGAAATGGTGCAACGCCTGAAAGTAGTGAACCGTTACCCGGTATATGATGCATACCATGATACTGCGTATATCCGTCAGGTATGGACTGATGTAGTAGCTGGTATGAACCACATTTACGCCGTGTACTTACAGGGCGAGAGTCCGCGTTATGCTGCAATAGACAGTGCATCCCTGCAGCCTGCTGATTTACCAAAAATTAAGGCGGGTCTGCAGCGCAACATAGGCGGTGCTTTCTATCGTCAGTCATTGCAGGCGGCATTGACAGCGCTGGATGTAAATGGCAGGGATGAGGCAACCCGTTATGAACCCCTGTATGCTGGCAGTAATGCAGCGGCTTTTAAAAGAGCAAGACTGGTTTATTGGAATGCCTATAAATATAGTGTGATCCTGGTGCCTGGCGCAGGTCCCGGAAAGAAAGGACAAAGCCTGGATTCTACCGGTGTGTATCGTTGCAAGCTGGCAGTAGAAGCTTATAATAATAAACTGGCGCCCTATATCGTAGTGTCTGGCGGACACGTACATCCGTACAAGACGCCCTATTGTGAAGCGGTGGAAATGAAGAAGTACCTGATGACAAAACTGGATATTCCGGATAGTGCAATTATTATAGAGCCGCATGCAAGACATACGACCACGAATATTCGTAATACCGAGAGGCTGATGTACCTGTTTAATATGCCACCTTCAAAACCGGGGCTGATTATCACAGATCCGATGCAGTCGCTGATGATTGAAAAGATGGCTGCACGGTTTGTGAAGGAAATAGGGTATGTACCTTATAAGGAAATGGAGAGAGTGGATAATACAACGAATCGTTTCCTGCCGGATGAAAAGGCATGGCAGGAGGACCCGAATGATCCGCTTGATCCGTGA